The Lactuca sativa cultivar Salinas chromosome 2, Lsat_Salinas_v11, whole genome shotgun sequence genome includes a window with the following:
- the LOC111884003 gene encoding beta-fructofuranosidase, soluble isoenzyme I has translation MASSTTTTRLILHDEPQTRHHLAGSPVGRRLSLTNVQFRIPVSVLIICALVAVIQNQSQQISAADILQGGDKYSFATTFAYPLPEVELKGIAIELESNAEVEWERSAYHFQPDKNFISDPDGPMYHMGWYHLFYQYNPESAIWGNITWGHSISRDMINWFHLPFAMVPDHWYDIEGVMTGSATVLPNGQVIMLYTGNAYDLSQLQCLAYAVNSSDPLLLEWKKYEGNPILFPPPGVGYKDFRDPSTLWMGPDGEWRMVMGSKHNQTIGCALVYRTTNFTHFVLNEEVLHAVPHTGMWECVDLYPVSTTHTNGLEMKDNGPDVKYILKQSGDEDRHDWYAIGSFDPINDKWYPDDPENDVGIGLRYDYGKFYASKTFYDQHKKRRVLWGYVGETDPPKDDLLKGWANILNIPRSIVLDTQTGTNLIQWPIEEVEKLRSKKYDEFKDVELRPGSLIPLEIGTATQLDISATFEIDEKMLESTLEADVLFNCTTSEGSVGRGVLGPFGVVVLADASRSEQLPVYFYIAKDTDGTSKTYFCADESRSSKDKSIGKWVYGSSVPVLEGEKYNMRLLVDHSIVEGFAQGGRTVVTSRVYPTKAIYGAAKLFLFNNATGISVKASIKIWKMGEAQLDPFPLSGWSS, from the exons ATGGcttcctccaccaccaccacccgtctCATCCTCCACGATGAACCTCAAACCCGCCACCATCTCGCCGGATCTCCGGTGGGTCGGCGTCTATCCCTGACTAACGTCCAGTTCAGGATCCCCGTTTCCGTCCTTATAATCTGTGCTCTGGTTGCTGTAATCCAAAACCAATCACAACAAATATCGGCGGCTGACATCCTTCAAGGAGGAGATAAATACTCCTTCGCCACCACGTTCGCATATCCGTTGCCGGAGGTTGAGCTGAAAGGAATTGCCATAGAGTTGGAATCGAATGCCGAGGTTGAGTGGGAACGCTCAGCTTACCATTTTCAGCCCGATAAGAACTTCATCAGCG ACCCTGATG GCCCAATGTATCACATGGGATGGTACCATCTCTTCTACCAGTACAACCCGGAATCTGCCATCTGGGGCAATATCACATGGGGCCACTCAATATCAAGGGACATGATCAATTGGTTTCATCTACCCTTCGCCATGGTCCCGGACCATTGGTACGACATCGAAGGTGTCATGACCGGGTCCGCCACCGTCCTCCCCAACGGCCAGGTCATCATGCTCTACACTGGCAATGCTTACGATCTCTCCCAACTACAGTGCTTAGCGTACGCCGTCAATTCGTCAGATCCACTCCTTTTGGAATGGAAAAAATACGAAGGAAACCCTATTTTGTTTCCACCACCTGGGGTGGGATACAAGGATTTCCGAGACCCATCCACGTTATGGATGGGTCCCGATGGGGAATGGAGAATGGTAATGGGGTCCAAGCATAACCAGACTATCGGTTGTGCATTGGTTTACCGTACTACTAATTTTACGCATTTTGTGCTGAACGAGGAGGTACTTCATGCTGTTCCCCATACCGGTATGTGGGAATGTGTGGATTTGTATCCGGTGTCCACCACACACACGAACGGATTGGAAATGAAGGATAACGGGCCGGATGTTAAATACATTTTGAAACAAAGTGGTGATGAAGATCGACATGATTGGTATGCGATTGGGAGTTTTGACCCTATAAATGATAAATGGTACCCGGATGACCCTGAAAATGACGTGGGAATCGGACTAAGATATGATTATGGAAAGTTCTATGCGTCTAAAACTTTTTATGATCAACATAAGAAGAGAAGGGTGCTTTGGGGTTATGTCGGTGAAACCGACCCCCCTAAAGACGACCTTTTAAAAGGATGGGCTAACATTTTG AATATTCCAAGGTCTATTGTTTTGGACACGCAAACTGGAACCAATTTGATTCAATGGCCAATTGAGGAAGTGGAAAAACTGAGATCGAAAAAATACGATGAATTCAAAGATGTGGAGCTCCGACCCGGATCACTCATTCCCCTCGAGATTGGCACAGCCACACAG TTGGATATAAGTGCGACATTTGAAATTGATGAAAAGATGTTAGAATCGACGCTTGAAGCCGATGTTTTGTTCAACTGTACGACTAGCGAGGGTTCAGTCGGGAGGGGTGTGTTGGGCCCATTTGGAGTTGTTGTTCTAGCGGACGCCAGTCGCTCCGAGCAACTTCCGGTGTATTTCTATATTGCAAAAGACACCGATGGAACCTCAAAAACTTACTTCTGTGCTGATGAATCAAG ATCATCGAAGGATAAAAGCATAGGAAAATGGGTATACGGAAGCAGTGTTCCTGTTCTTGAAGGCGAAAAATACAACATGAGGTTACTG GTGGATCATTCGATAGTGGAGGGGTTCGCACAAGGTGGAAGAACGGTGGTGACATCAAGAGTGTATCCGACCAAGGCAATCTACGGCGCTGCTAAGCTATTTTTGTTCAACAACGCCACCGGAATCAGCGTGAAGGCATCTATCAAGATCTGGAAAATGGGGGAAGCACAACTTGATCCTTTCCCTCTTTCTGGGTGGAGTTCTTGA